The Verrucomicrobiia bacterium genome has a segment encoding these proteins:
- a CDS encoding glycoside hydrolase family 44 protein — protein MQSSLRIRFAIVNLARCLVLGVSPALFAATNQPVYSDSLQGGWADWSWAAVDRNNASPVHQGTASIRVTASAWQALYLHNDTLQAGGLTNLSFWINGGTGAQIVQVQATRGNQEQAPVVLQPLPANAWRLESIPLSALGVAQANDFDGFWIQVQETATPTTFYIDDIVLLGGSNAPPQDGTNAQITVALDAGADLRPINPLIYGVAFASSNELALLNAPLNRSGGNAETRYNWRDNVRNHASDWYFQSLEAGPASPGEAADSHVSESRDGGAEAMLTVPMIGWMPKLGPNRQRLSSYSIAKYGPQTDRDWQWFPDAGNGVGTNLSTGATWLITTNDPNDAHFQTNSAFQQAWIQHLTNRWGLATNGGVRFYCMDNEHTLWNSTHRDVHPAGTTMQEIRDKFFEYGTMVKSVDRGALLLAPEEWGWSGYLYSGFDAAWATANNNWNPAAFPDRNANGGMDYMPWFLDQARQQAVSTGQRLLDYFTLHIYPQGGEYGNNTSTAMQLRRNRSTRALWDTNYVDETWINAVVRLIPRMREWVTAYYPGTKIGITEYNWGAEHHINGATAQADVFGIFGREGLDLATRWTTPAVASPTFKAMQMYRNYDGNRSGFGDVSIRASVPNPDQVSVFAALRQADGALTVMAINKQIGSNTPVRFALTNHSPAGIAEVWQLTAANSIARLGNIPVVASGFTSTVPAQSVTLFVIPRSAAAPVLTAPTLWNDGQFRVVLHGSTGTTYQLQASTDLMTWTEVQTITLTNGATPMTLLMTNDNQFFRAAMQ, from the coding sequence ATGCAATCTTCACTTCGCATCCGATTCGCGATCGTGAACCTGGCGCGATGCCTGGTCCTTGGCGTTTCACCCGCGCTGTTCGCGGCAACCAATCAGCCCGTTTATTCTGATTCGCTGCAAGGCGGCTGGGCGGACTGGAGTTGGGCCGCAGTGGATCGCAACAATGCATCGCCCGTGCATCAGGGCACCGCGTCGATCAGAGTTACAGCGTCTGCATGGCAGGCCCTTTATCTTCACAACGACACCCTGCAGGCTGGCGGGTTGACGAACCTTTCGTTTTGGATCAATGGCGGGACGGGCGCACAGATTGTCCAAGTTCAAGCCACACGCGGCAATCAGGAACAGGCACCGGTTGTTCTCCAACCTTTGCCCGCCAATGCGTGGCGTTTGGAAAGCATCCCCTTGTCGGCTCTCGGCGTGGCGCAAGCCAATGATTTTGATGGCTTCTGGATTCAGGTCCAGGAGACGGCCACGCCCACCACGTTCTATATTGATGACATCGTCCTGCTCGGCGGATCGAACGCGCCGCCGCAAGACGGAACCAACGCACAGATCACGGTCGCTCTCGACGCAGGAGCTGACCTGCGCCCCATCAATCCCTTGATTTACGGCGTTGCGTTCGCATCGTCCAACGAGCTCGCCTTGTTGAACGCGCCCTTGAATCGATCGGGCGGCAACGCCGAGACCCGCTACAACTGGCGTGACAACGTGCGCAATCACGCTTCCGATTGGTATTTCCAATCTCTTGAGGCGGGGCCCGCCAGTCCAGGAGAAGCTGCCGACAGTCATGTCTCGGAAAGCCGGGACGGGGGAGCCGAGGCCATGCTGACCGTTCCGATGATCGGCTGGATGCCGAAACTTGGTCCGAATCGGCAGCGGCTCTCCAGTTATTCCATCGCAAAGTACGGCCCGCAGACCGATCGCGACTGGCAGTGGTTCCCGGACGCGGGCAATGGCGTTGGGACGAACCTTTCCACCGGCGCAACGTGGCTGATCACCACAAATGATCCCAATGATGCCCATTTCCAGACAAATTCCGCTTTTCAGCAGGCTTGGATTCAGCATCTCACCAATCGCTGGGGATTGGCCACGAATGGCGGCGTGCGCTTCTACTGCATGGATAATGAGCATACGCTCTGGAACTCCACGCATCGCGATGTCCATCCCGCCGGCACAACCATGCAGGAGATCCGCGACAAGTTTTTCGAGTACGGCACCATGGTGAAGTCGGTGGATCGCGGTGCGCTGTTGCTTGCCCCGGAGGAGTGGGGTTGGAGCGGATATCTTTACAGCGGCTTTGATGCGGCCTGGGCAACGGCCAATAACAATTGGAACCCGGCCGCTTTTCCTGACCGCAATGCCAACGGCGGGATGGATTACATGCCGTGGTTCCTGGACCAGGCGCGGCAGCAGGCCGTCAGCACAGGGCAGCGTTTGCTTGATTACTTCACGCTGCATATCTATCCGCAGGGCGGCGAATATGGGAACAACACCTCGACAGCGATGCAACTGCGGCGCAATCGTTCGACACGTGCGCTGTGGGATACGAATTACGTCGACGAAACATGGATCAACGCGGTAGTCCGGCTGATTCCACGCATGCGCGAGTGGGTGACCGCGTACTATCCGGGAACGAAAATTGGAATCACGGAATACAACTGGGGCGCCGAGCACCACATCAACGGCGCCACAGCGCAGGCGGATGTGTTCGGAATCTTCGGCAGGGAGGGGCTCGATCTTGCAACGCGATGGACCACGCCCGCGGTGGCTTCTCCTACGTTCAAGGCCATGCAGATGTATCGCAACTATGATGGCAACCGTTCCGGGTTCGGCGACGTGAGCATTCGCGCCAGCGTCCCGAATCCCGACCAGGTTTCCGTCTTCGCTGCGCTGCGCCAGGCGGATGGAGCGTTGACGGTGATGGCGATCAATAAACAAATTGGAAGCAACACGCCGGTGCGGTTTGCGTTGACGAATCATTCTCCTGCGGGGATCGCTGAAGTCTGGCAGCTGACGGCAGCCAACAGCATAGCGCGACTGGGCAATATCCCTGTCGTGGCGAGTGGATTCACCAGCACGGTTCCGGCGCAGAGTGTGACGCTATTTGTGATTCCGCGCTCCGCGGCCGCTCCCGTTCTGACAGCTCCAACGCTGTGGAATGATGGACAGTTTCGAGTCGTTCTCCACGGTTCGACGGGAACGACTTACCAGCTGCAAGCCAGCACGGACCTGATGACGTGGACGGAAGTGCAGACGATCACGCTTACGAACGGCGCCACTCCGATGACTCTTCTGATGACGAACGATAACCAATTTTTTCGCGCGGCAATGCAGTGA
- a CDS encoding calcium-binding protein — MKPLTLAPAALCVCLSVVLQVHHLSAAIDPALQVGITQTDQNVVLRWFGSHNVSYQVEASSTLPAWTNAGPGMPGADNFLFFTNSIADETARYFRVKRIPGTATFSSVAGILTVIGDDGPNTITVSRNASGGLLVNDGSIAIIGGQPTVANTVLIQIFGRGGDDVLSLNEGMGPLPPANIQGDVGNDSLTGGSGADVVSGGAGFDTLFGRGGTDNILGGADDDTVVGGDGDDIVRWAKGTTCSFGIPATTPTWWMERTARIQCKSTAAMAESFSPQPPMVRVFASIGLIPRPFPSTSEHARILCFIATAERTRSPPPAILPH; from the coding sequence GTGAAACCCCTGACTCTTGCCCCGGCCGCGCTATGCGTATGTTTAAGTGTCGTGCTGCAGGTTCATCACCTGTCTGCCGCCATTGATCCTGCCCTGCAGGTGGGAATAACACAGACAGACCAGAATGTTGTCTTGCGCTGGTTTGGTTCCCACAATGTGTCTTACCAGGTGGAGGCCAGTTCCACACTGCCGGCGTGGACCAATGCAGGCCCAGGAATGCCAGGCGCTGACAATTTCCTCTTCTTCACAAACTCAATAGCGGACGAGACCGCGCGGTACTTTCGAGTGAAGCGGATTCCCGGCACGGCAACTTTTTCCAGCGTCGCGGGCATCTTGACTGTCATTGGGGATGACGGTCCCAATACGATCACCGTCAGCCGCAATGCCTCCGGCGGGCTTCTGGTAAACGATGGCTCAATCGCGATCATTGGCGGTCAGCCTACCGTGGCCAATACGGTCCTGATCCAGATCTTTGGCCGTGGCGGCGATGATGTGCTGTCGCTCAATGAAGGGATGGGACCCTTGCCTCCTGCAAATATCCAAGGCGACGTAGGCAATGACTCGCTGACCGGCGGTTCTGGCGCAGATGTCGTTAGCGGCGGTGCGGGGTTCGATACACTCTTCGGACGCGGAGGCACGGACAACATCCTGGGAGGCGCGGACGACGACACGGTGGTCGGCGGGGATGGAGATGATATTGTGAGATGGGCGAAGGGAACGACCTGTTCGTTTGGAATCCCGGCGACGACACCGACCTGGTGGATGGAACGAACGGCACGGATACAGTGCAAATCAACGGCGGCAATGGCGGAGAGTTTTTCACCGCAACCGCCAATGGTACGCGTGTTCGCTTCGATCGGGTTGATCCCGCGCCCTTTTCCATCGACATCGGAACATGCGAGAATCTTGTGCTTTATTGCAACGGCGGAACGGACACGTTCGCCGCCACCGGCAATCTTGCCGCATTGA
- a CDS encoding right-handed parallel beta-helix repeat-containing protein, which yields MKKQLAVLTAATLLVLGASSVDAATGEVFKSGTTWTGRVDGSTKYTGSSMNAAIQACINAMSSGTVNIKNSGNADASYGVAPKNGVWLNYNGVTVNGNRATSVVQVDNKSNIRIDNLKMSGSPRYGVWVRTSSTITLGGCSHSGGGLPFRIDDSKGGWSRNVNANSPTSIGATAHGFETYGVDGFYYGTVTARDSSGCGLLLNKTVNSSGGTVNAYNCNYGGGYAGFRCANSNGKGSLGTANSDRCGRGIFSVTQSRDMTVNNCLLQNCSGIGIWLQDTYNTRINAGTVRNNGGGCKSITGGSGNVINVACQ from the coding sequence ATGAAAAAACAACTGGCAGTTCTTACTGCCGCAACCCTGCTCGTGCTCGGTGCAAGTTCCGTCGATGCAGCAACCGGCGAAGTGTTCAAGTCGGGCACCACATGGACCGGCCGAGTCGACGGCTCCACGAAATACACCGGGTCCAGCATGAATGCCGCGATCCAGGCGTGCATCAATGCCATGAGTTCCGGAACGGTGAACATCAAGAACAGCGGCAACGCCGACGCAAGCTACGGCGTCGCGCCGAAGAATGGCGTTTGGCTGAACTACAACGGCGTCACCGTCAATGGCAACCGCGCAACATCCGTCGTGCAGGTGGACAACAAGAGCAACATCCGCATCGACAACCTGAAGATGAGCGGCAGCCCGCGCTATGGCGTTTGGGTTCGGACGAGCAGCACCATCACGCTGGGTGGCTGCAGCCATAGCGGCGGGGGGCTTCCCTTCCGCATTGACGACAGCAAGGGCGGCTGGTCGCGGAACGTCAACGCCAACAGCCCGACCTCCATCGGAGCGACGGCCCACGGTTTTGAAACCTACGGTGTTGATGGTTTCTATTATGGAACCGTGACCGCGCGCGACTCGAGCGGCTGCGGTTTGCTGCTGAACAAGACGGTCAACTCGTCAGGCGGCACGGTGAACGCCTATAACTGCAACTACGGCGGCGGCTACGCGGGTTTCCGCTGCGCCAACAGCAACGGCAAGGGCTCGCTGGGCACAGCCAACTCTGACCGTTGCGGACGCGGAATCTTCAGCGTTACGCAAAGCCGCGATATGACGGTGAACAATTGCCTGCTGCAGAACTGCAGCGGCATCGGCATCTGGCTTCAGGACACCTACAACACCCGCATCAACGCCGGGACTGTTCGCAACAATGGCGGAGGATGCAAATCCATCACGGGCGGATCCGGCAACGTGATCAACGTCGCCTGCCAATAG
- a CDS encoding calcium-binding protein → MLYCNGGTDTFAATGNLAALIRITVDGGPGNDSLLGSNGPDILLGGDDNDFVDGQQGSDVAFLGAGDDTFQWDPGDGNDTVEGQGGVDLLRFNGSAGSETIDLSPNGSRFRFSRNLGNVVLDLDDVETARVELGGGADILVVQPLFATSVTNVSVNLASSPGGGAGDAQSDNVVINGTVDADKISPASSGTNVVVDAFSVRVQISAAEPALDRLTINGLEGEDVLTATALAGGQIGLILDGGFGDDVLTGSEGDDVLNGGPDEDLVVGGNGNDTIQLGDGDDRFVWNPGDDTDLIDGTNGVDTVEINGGNGAEIFSTTANGVRVRFDRINPAPFFLDIGTCERLILNANGGDDSFSAVGNLAALIQITVDGGAGDDTLLGSNGPDFLLGGDDNDFVDGQQGNDTAMLGAGDDAFQWDPGDGSDVIEGQGGVDTLRFNGSAGSETIDLSANGSRLKFFRNLGSVTLDLDDVEVVRHESLGGADIIVVHSLAATDVGMVGINLSGILGGSSGDAQVDSVVVSGTAAEDVVTVSNSATNVVVSGLGPVISIASSEAANDHLRVNTLAGNDTVNAQNLAAGFLTLTIDGGDNADVLRGSDGADVLFGGEGDDVLFGGPGFDVLDGGSGSNIVIQD, encoded by the coding sequence GTGCTTTATTGCAACGGCGGAACGGACACGTTCGCCGCCACCGGCAATCTTGCCGCATTGATCAGAATCACTGTCGATGGCGGGCCAGGGAATGACTCCCTGTTGGGAAGTAACGGGCCGGATATCCTGCTCGGCGGTGACGACAACGATTTTGTGGATGGCCAGCAGGGCTCGGATGTCGCGTTCCTTGGTGCAGGTGATGACACCTTTCAATGGGATCCGGGTGATGGCAATGACACGGTTGAGGGGCAGGGCGGTGTTGATCTGTTGCGCTTCAATGGGAGCGCCGGAAGCGAAACCATCGACTTGTCGCCCAACGGCTCGCGGTTTCGTTTCTCGCGCAACCTCGGCAACGTAGTCCTCGACCTTGATGATGTTGAAACGGCGCGCGTTGAATTAGGGGGAGGTGCGGATATCTTGGTCGTGCAGCCGCTTTTCGCGACGAGCGTGACAAATGTCAGTGTCAATCTTGCCTCATCCCCGGGCGGCGGCGCTGGCGACGCGCAGTCGGACAATGTTGTTATTAACGGAACCGTGGACGCCGACAAAATCTCTCCTGCCAGCAGCGGGACGAATGTGGTGGTGGACGCCTTTTCCGTGCGTGTGCAAATCAGCGCAGCGGAGCCAGCACTGGATCGCTTGACGATCAACGGATTGGAAGGGGAAGACGTCCTGACTGCGACGGCTTTGGCCGGCGGACAGATCGGGTTGATCCTGGATGGCGGGTTCGGCGACGACGTGCTAACTGGCAGCGAGGGTGACGATGTGCTGAACGGTGGTCCAGACGAAGACCTCGTGGTTGGTGGAAATGGAAACGATACGATACAGCTGGGCGACGGGGATGATCGATTCGTTTGGAACCCGGGCGACGATACCGATTTAATCGATGGAACCAACGGAGTCGATACCGTCGAGATCAATGGAGGAAACGGCGCTGAAATATTCAGCACCACCGCCAATGGCGTTCGCGTTCGGTTTGATCGGATCAATCCTGCTCCGTTTTTCCTCGATATCGGAACATGTGAAAGGCTGATATTGAATGCGAATGGCGGCGACGACAGTTTTTCTGCGGTTGGGAATCTCGCCGCACTGATCCAGATCACTGTGGATGGCGGGGCGGGAGATGACACGCTGCTGGGCAGCAACGGGCCCGACTTCCTGCTGGGTGGCGACGACAACGACTTCGTGGATGGGCAGCAGGGCAACGATACTGCGATGCTTGGTGCAGGCGATGATGCATTTCAATGGGATCCAGGTGATGGGAGTGACGTCATCGAAGGACAGGGCGGGGTGGACACGCTTCGTTTTAATGGCAGTGCAGGCTCCGAAACCATTGATCTTTCAGCCAACGGCTCCAGGCTCAAGTTCTTCCGAAATCTTGGCAGCGTGACGCTCGACCTTGACGATGTTGAAGTCGTTCGCCACGAATCACTGGGCGGGGCGGATATCATCGTGGTCCATAGTCTCGCGGCAACGGATGTTGGCATGGTTGGCATCAATCTCTCGGGAATCCTTGGCGGGTCGTCGGGCGATGCGCAGGTTGACAGCGTGGTGGTGAGTGGTACGGCCGCAGAAGACGTGGTGACCGTGAGTAACTCGGCGACGAACGTGGTTGTATCTGGACTCGGTCCTGTTATTTCCATTGCGAGTTCCGAAGCTGCGAACGACCACTTGCGCGTCAACACACTCGCGGGAAACGACACCGTCAATGCGCAAAATCTTGCAGCAGGTTTTCTGACGCTCACCATCGATGGTGGAGACAATGCTGACGTGTTGCGGGGAAGCGACGGCGCGGATGTGCTGTTTGGTGGAGAGGGTGACGATGTGTTATTCGGAGGTCCGGGATTTGACGTGCTCGACGGCGGCTCCGGCAGCAACATCGTAATTCAAGACTAA
- a CDS encoding biopolymer transporter ExbD: MKFPRNARIFRGQLDAAPFISVFFLLVLFVLLGSLVYTPGVRIQLPSGAGFQGVEGPTLAVAVDAGGRFYFRNQLTDAEELATRLDAAVKASPRAPTLVVHADKNARRESLDQLASIARQAGISELLLATLPRP, translated from the coding sequence ATGAAGTTTCCTCGAAACGCACGGATTTTCAGGGGCCAACTCGACGCCGCCCCTTTTATTTCAGTCTTCTTTTTGCTCGTATTGTTCGTGTTGCTCGGCTCGCTGGTCTACACCCCCGGCGTCCGCATTCAGCTTCCCTCAGGCGCCGGATTCCAAGGCGTGGAAGGCCCAACCCTGGCCGTGGCGGTGGATGCGGGAGGACGCTTTTATTTTCGCAACCAGCTGACCGATGCGGAGGAGCTCGCCACGCGGCTGGACGCGGCGGTCAAGGCAAGTCCGCGAGCACCGACGCTCGTGGTGCATGCGGATAAGAACGCCCGCCGTGAAAGCCTCGATCAACTGGCATCCATAGCACGCCAGGCCGGGATCAGTGAACTCCTCCTGGCAACGCTGCCCCGGCCATGA